One window of the Hippoglossus hippoglossus isolate fHipHip1 chromosome 9, fHipHip1.pri, whole genome shotgun sequence genome contains the following:
- the zgc:110329 gene encoding tetraspanin-15 — MPTYSELRKTNHFYYFIKFTLNVYSMLFSLMGLCVLCVGVYAEVERQKNRTLEGLFLAPAVVLILLGLVMFTVSVVGMVGSLRDNKTLLHMFLCVLCVLLLLQAIALTTALIFERKTSALFQSSIREGIKHYYDDLDFKNILDYVQEKFSCCGGDEYKDWGVNQYHFCNGTGPLACGVPYTCCARQKVGEVINTLCGYQTLNKEREVLHDRIHVRGCIHAVNLWMSDHIGITAALCCAIGLPQLLGIILSCVFWNLLVDMSESADMVDFRLKKAGLQYSELDLAGAGWCMCLPRDGGYLPVPASEPDLDPIDVHMQKLKKQAPLTHSQLQKLQQSQSATGLDEVDVGRKQKREH; from the exons ATGCCGACCTACTCCGAATTAAGGAAAACAAACCACTTCTACTACTTCATCAAATTCACCCTGAACGTCTACTCAATGCTCTTCTCG ctGATGGgtctctgtgtgctgtgtgtgggtgtgtacgCTGAAGTGGAAAGGCAGAAGAACCGAACCCTGGAGGGCCTTTTCCTGGCTCCTGCTGTGGTGCTAATCCTGCTGGGCCTGGTGATGTTCACTGTGTCAGTGGTTGGCATGGTTGGATCCCTCAGGGACAACAAGACCCTGCTGCACATG ttcctctgtgttctctgtgtgctgctgcttctccaggCTATCGCGCTCACCACGGCTCTCATCTTTGAAAGGAAG ACGTCTGCCTTGTTTCAAAGCAGCATACGAGAAGGAATTAAACACTACTATGATGATCTGGACTTCAAAAACATCTTGGACTACGTGCAAGAAAAG ttttcatgcTGTGGAGGGGATGAGTATAAAGACTGGGGGGTCAACCAGTATCATTTCTGCAATGGTACCGGCCCACTAGCCTGTGGGGTTCCATACACCTGTTGTGCTCGCCAAAAG GTGGGAGAGGTCATCAACACTCTGTGTGGTTACCAGACTCTGAATAAAGAG CGTGAAGTCCTGCATGACCGGATCCATGTGCGAGGCTGCATCCACGCAGTCAACCTCTGGATGAGTGACCACATTGGAATAACCGCCGCACTCTGCTGTGCCATCGGGCTGCCACAG ctgctgggcATCATCCTGAGCTGCGTCTTCTGGAACCTGCTGGTGGACATGAGCGAGTCGGCAGACATGGTGGACTTCAGGCTGAAGAAGGCTGGGTTGCAGTACAGCGAGCTGGACCTGGCTGGTGCCGGCTGGTGTATGTGTCTGCCGAGGGACGGCGGCTACCTGCCGGTCCCTGCCTCTGAGCCTGACCTCGACCCCATTGACGTTCACATGCAGAAGCTCAAAAAGCAGGCGCCTCTCACACACTCGCAGCTCCAAAAGTTGCAGCAGTCCCAATCGGCCACTGGGCTGGATGAGGTGGATGTTGGCCGGAAGCAAAAAAGGGAACACTGA